In Haloarcula rubripromontorii, the sequence CACCCCCAGTTCAGTTTCGGTTCTCTGAGTCCTCACTAGCGGTCGATTCGTCGTCTGCACCGTCTCTGTCCCCCGTCGGCGCGTCGGAGTCGGTCGAATCGCTGTCGTCGGCCTCGGCGGCGGCAGACTCGTCGGCAGCCTCGCCGATCCGCTCTTCAGGGTCCCACACCTCGACGGTGTCGTCGCCGTCGTCTGCCGGCAAGTCGTCGAACGCTTCCTCGGCCGGCAGGTCGTCGCCTGACTCCTCCGTGTCGACGTTCCGGAGTGCCTCCAGCGGGTCGTCGTCCGGGGACTCGCCGCTGTCGGCGGGGTCTACCATAGCCTCGGGTTCGGCGTCTGCCAGAGAGTCCGCTCCGTCGCTGGTCGCCACCGACTCATCCTCAACAGCGGTGTCGGTCGGTTCGTCGGCAGTGGCGGTGTCAGCCGTGGTTGTGTCCGCGTCAGCGTCCGTCGTGTCATCAGCATCAGTCTCGACCGTGTCGGCATGCGTAGCGCTGTCGTCAGCGGTGGCAGCGGTCGTATCAGCCGCCGTTTTTTCCGTCCCGCCAGTCTGCTCGTGGCCACCAGTGGGTGCGGACGCATCTGGCTGGTCATCGGTATCGCCTTCCGGTTCGTCCGTCGCAGCCGCCGTCGTGGCCGGTTCACCGCTCCCCTCCGTGGCCTGTTCCAGCCGCCGCAACGCGTCCGGGGTAGCGATTGCGTAGATTGTGTCACCGGCCGCGAGGACGCGTTCGCGAGACGGGATTGTCTCCGGCGCTGTGTCGTCACGGGTGATCGCGACCACTGACAGTGCCAGACTGCCGACCGGCGCGCCATCGAGCGGGCTCCCCGGTTCGACGGTGGCCGTGCCCATCGTCTCGTCGGCCGCCCGGAGCAGCGAGGCGAACTCTCGGTCCGAGCGGTCCTGTACCGGGAGCGTGACCAGTTTGTACTCGGTCTGTGGGTCGAGCTTGGGCGTGTCGGCAGCGTCGATAGCAACCGTCACCACGTCGTCGGCGACGCCGCGGAGTTCACCGGTGAGTAC encodes:
- a CDS encoding TrkA C-terminal domain-containing protein; this translates as MTPFSPTLLAQIGANLQLGTVSRTLVEGVVWLLAITILAATPAGAIAVFYRWYVRERIQTGLALLFGLTAVVLVIGATTALSEVILGDEDVLAAGAVLLNLAAFLAGGVGAYGGMRIGDRLGVDLFAATGGRNIDADVSEIVQTVGRVTSVRLPEDIDDIIGYDPMPDETKETLANRRFLFPRRLTKDELRERLVGRLKTDYGVGHVDVELADDGTVDYLAVGSRAAGIGPTLPPSTNAVAIRADPAHAASAGDLVQVWEQAPSKRVLTGELRGVADDVVTVAIDAADTPKLDPQTEYKLVTLPVQDRSDREFASLLRAADETMGTATVEPGSPLDGAPVGSLALSVVAITRDDTAPETIPSRERVLAAGDTIYAIATPDALRRLEQATEGSGEPATTAAATDEPEGDTDDQPDASAPTGGHEQTGGTEKTAADTTAATADDSATHADTVETDADDTTDADADTTTADTATADEPTDTAVEDESVATSDGADSLADAEPEAMVDPADSGESPDDDPLEALRNVDTEESGDDLPAEEAFDDLPADDGDDTVEVWDPEERIGEAADESAAAEADDSDSTDSDAPTGDRDGADDESTASEDSENRN